The proteins below come from a single Candidatus Binataceae bacterium genomic window:
- a CDS encoding class I SAM-dependent methyltransferase, with product MEPSIYEFPTIFRRVHMERPGDIEDEVSFLKKVWQRHYKRPVRRVLDIACGDSPHGQILAGDKISVVGIDRSATMIAAGRARSGGVERVRFYRRPIVKFSLPEPLFDAAFFMSETFPVLHGNQDLMYHFKSVAKCLRPRGLYCIDIDRHHGVELTARRRPWRRRKVRVGGVAVEVREFYQPIVWPDTMQSIYELECTIHFPERTVVTRDVIPVRYTTPPLMELAARASGCFEMIAAYADLSFETPLTECHGRWLAVLRRSNAG from the coding sequence ATGGAACCGAGCATCTATGAGTTTCCCACGATCTTCCGGCGGGTGCACATGGAGCGCCCGGGGGATATCGAGGACGAGGTGAGCTTTCTCAAAAAAGTCTGGCAGCGACACTACAAGCGTCCGGTGCGACGCGTCCTCGATATTGCCTGCGGGGACTCGCCGCATGGGCAGATTTTGGCCGGTGACAAAATCAGCGTCGTCGGAATCGATCGCTCAGCGACTATGATCGCGGCGGGACGGGCGCGCTCCGGCGGCGTCGAGCGAGTACGCTTCTATCGGCGGCCGATCGTGAAATTCAGTCTGCCCGAACCACTCTTTGACGCGGCGTTTTTCATGTCTGAAACTTTTCCGGTGCTGCACGGCAACCAAGACTTAATGTATCACTTTAAGTCGGTGGCTAAATGCCTGCGGCCACGCGGATTGTATTGCATCGATATCGATCGCCATCACGGCGTCGAGCTCACCGCGCGCCGCAGGCCATGGCGGCGGCGCAAAGTGAGGGTAGGGGGGGTCGCCGTCGAGGTGCGGGAATTCTATCAGCCAATCGTCTGGCCTGACACGATGCAATCGATCTACGAGCTGGAATGCACGATCCATTTTCCTGAGCGTACGGTCGTCACGCGCGACGTCATCCCGGTGCGCTACACCACGCCGCCGCTGATGGAGCTCGCGGCCCGCGCCTCAGGCTGCTTCGAGATGATCGCGGCTTACGCCGATCTCTCTTTTGAGACTCCGCTCACAGAGTGTCACGGCCGCTGGCTAGCAGTGCTCAGAAGATCTAATGCCGGATAA
- a CDS encoding DUF4286 family protein gives MAKYTFVVLTNATEGKETEFNRWYNEQHIPDVLNVPGFVCAQRFRLADTQGGKVDQSHKYLALYEIETDDLEATLKDLRSRGGTPDMIMSDAIDLKAANARIFAPVADKVMARDVARPRRAA, from the coding sequence ATGGCAAAGTACACCTTCGTCGTCTTGACCAACGCCACCGAAGGCAAGGAGACCGAGTTTAACCGCTGGTACAACGAGCAGCACATCCCCGACGTGCTCAACGTCCCCGGTTTTGTCTGTGCGCAGCGTTTCCGCCTCGCAGATACCCAAGGCGGAAAAGTTGATCAATCACACAAGTATCTGGCGCTCTACGAGATTGAGACCGACGATCTTGAAGCAACGCTCAAAGATCTGCGTTCGCGCGGCGGCACCCCCGATATGATTATGAGCGACGCGATCGATTTGAAGGCTGCCAACGCGAGAATCTTCGCGCCGGTAGCTGACAAAGTTATGGCGCGCGATGTCGCGCGTCCGCGCCGCGCCGCTTAA
- a CDS encoding HlyD family secretion protein has product MDSPAAGGESHLSPAAVATSTPSLVSARTLVKILIAITILAGLAVAGVPLWNYLHSYEATDDAEIDGHIAPISARIDGTIAQIYVQETESVKAGQWLAAVDPRDQQVAVENARANLALAEAQVSGARADYRAALDKSHESAATAVKATRDAARYTDLLKQGVVARDDYEEKIRLDRVAAATVESDRASADSTAKVIAAREAAVQAAQAALDQALLNLSYTKIVAPINGVIGKKTVEVGQRVQPGEQMMAVVGLDDIWVTANFKETQVRRMHAGQRVSIHVDELGRDYDGYVEGMAGASGEMYSLIPPENATGNYVKVVQRLPIRIRFRPGQDGDHALRPGLSVEPTVWLR; this is encoded by the coding sequence ATGGATAGTCCCGCAGCAGGTGGTGAATCACATCTGTCACCGGCAGCGGTGGCGACCTCCACGCCGAGCCTGGTTAGCGCGCGCACGCTCGTAAAGATTCTTATCGCGATTACGATTCTTGCCGGGCTGGCCGTCGCCGGCGTGCCGCTTTGGAACTATCTGCATTCGTACGAAGCGACCGACGATGCGGAAATCGACGGCCATATCGCGCCGATCTCGGCGCGGATCGACGGCACGATCGCGCAGATCTATGTGCAGGAGACCGAGAGCGTCAAAGCCGGACAGTGGTTAGCCGCGGTCGATCCGCGCGATCAACAGGTGGCCGTCGAAAACGCCCGCGCCAACCTCGCGCTGGCCGAGGCGCAGGTCAGCGGCGCGCGCGCCGACTATCGGGCGGCGCTCGACAAGTCACATGAATCCGCGGCAACGGCCGTGAAAGCCACTCGCGACGCTGCGCGCTATACCGATTTGCTCAAGCAGGGAGTCGTCGCGCGGGACGACTACGAGGAAAAAATCCGCCTCGACCGCGTTGCCGCAGCCACGGTCGAGTCCGACCGCGCGTCGGCCGACTCAACCGCCAAGGTCATCGCCGCCCGCGAGGCTGCAGTGCAGGCGGCGCAGGCCGCGCTCGATCAGGCCTTGCTGAATCTGAGTTATACAAAAATCGTGGCGCCGATAAACGGCGTAATCGGCAAAAAAACCGTCGAGGTCGGGCAGCGCGTGCAGCCGGGCGAGCAGATGATGGCGGTCGTGGGACTCGATGACATCTGGGTCACTGCCAATTTCAAGGAAACGCAGGTCCGTCGCATGCACGCGGGCCAGCGCGTCTCTATTCATGTCGATGAACTCGGGCGCGATTATGACGGCTACGTCGAGGGGATGGCCGGGGCCAGCGGTGAAATGTACAGCCTGATCCCGCCGGAAAATGCCACCGGCAACTACGTCAAAGTAGTGCAGCGCCTGCCGATTCGCATCCGCTTCCGGCCGGGCCAGGACGGCGACCATGCGCTCCGTCCCGGACTTTCGGTCGAGCCCACCGTCTGGCTGCGATGA
- a CDS encoding NRDE family protein, whose translation MCTLAIYFQVFADYPVVVAANRDEYLERPTIPPTILSQQPLVVGGKDLRASGTWLGINEHGILAGLLNRRNGEAENDPRLRSRGMLCLDALRHESVRAAADFAASQRGGDYNPFNLLIAGRDEAFVAYNRFAQITLIKLTPGFHLLTNIDIDDFECPRISRSHGRFAELARREDFAGDPLGNRAALSALLADHSTQLDPRSGRPNSLCMHLGDYGTRSSSLIFLAREHDRIEHFFAPGAPCVATYEPALVPNRAAETGAISRPIQNP comes from the coding sequence ATGTGCACGCTCGCCATCTATTTTCAGGTCTTTGCCGACTATCCGGTTGTCGTGGCTGCGAACCGAGACGAATATCTGGAGCGCCCGACGATCCCGCCAACCATCCTTTCCCAGCAGCCCTTAGTGGTCGGCGGTAAAGACCTGCGGGCGAGCGGCACGTGGCTGGGCATCAATGAGCACGGAATTCTCGCCGGGCTGCTTAATCGCCGCAATGGCGAGGCCGAGAACGATCCGAGGCTGCGCTCGCGCGGGATGCTCTGTCTGGACGCGTTGCGCCACGAGTCCGTCAGGGCCGCGGCGGATTTCGCGGCCAGTCAGCGCGGCGGCGATTACAACCCTTTCAATCTATTGATCGCCGGGCGCGACGAGGCTTTTGTCGCCTACAACCGCTTCGCCCAGATTACGTTGATCAAGCTCACCCCGGGCTTCCATCTTTTGACCAACATCGACATCGACGATTTCGAGTGTCCGCGCATCAGCCGCTCGCACGGCCGTTTCGCCGAGCTGGCGCGGCGCGAAGATTTCGCCGGCGATCCGCTGGGTAATCGCGCCGCTTTGAGCGCGCTGCTGGCCGATCATTCGACCCAGTTGGACCCGCGCTCTGGCCGTCCCAACTCGCTCTGTATGCATCTGGGCGATTACGGCACGCGCTCGTCGAGCCTGATCTTCCTGGCGCGGGAACACGATCGCATCGAGCATTTTTTCGCCCCCGGCGCGCCCTGCGTCGCGACCTACGAACCGGCTCTAGTGCCAAACCGCGCAGCCGAGACCGGCGCTATCTCGCGCCCAATCCAAAACCCTTAG
- a CDS encoding CaiB/BaiF CoA-transferase family protein — protein MSKPLEGVRIIEIAQEIQGPFAGLFLADLGAEVTKVENREIGDLSRWLLAQLIGGPNVKNANVSHYFTAMNRGKRSITADLKKPEAIAIVRRMVKTHDVLMTNYRPGVLERLGLGYEELLTVNPRIIFAQASSWGPQGPWAKRPSRDTLAQAASGLMSKTGMPDDNPLPAGAAIADQAGALTLAGGILAALFARERTGQGQRIDASIYGTMIAAQGFELNYASMTGEEPQRAGRCHPFLHGIWGAFRTSDGHLCIAGVDDQRWPRFCRIMGIEELLNDSECDNVTRNFHGAKIEKVLDGIFPRKSTAEWLKELTDADILVTEVANYQQVLASEQARINGYLLDLEHPVAGKITVTGCPVTLNGEVTHEAQPAPEHGQHTEEILLELGYSWEEIGALRDAQVV, from the coding sequence ATGAGCAAGCCGCTCGAGGGCGTCAGGATTATCGAGATCGCGCAGGAGATTCAGGGACCCTTCGCCGGGCTGTTTCTCGCCGACCTCGGCGCCGAGGTGACCAAGGTCGAAAATCGCGAGATCGGCGATCTGAGCCGCTGGCTGCTGGCGCAGCTAATCGGCGGGCCGAACGTTAAAAATGCGAATGTCTCGCACTACTTCACCGCGATGAATCGCGGCAAGCGCAGCATCACTGCCGATCTCAAAAAGCCCGAGGCGATCGCAATTGTGCGCCGGATGGTGAAGACGCACGACGTCCTGATGACCAATTACCGGCCCGGCGTGCTCGAACGGCTGGGACTCGGTTATGAAGAGCTACTTACGGTGAACCCGCGCATCATCTTTGCGCAGGCGAGTTCGTGGGGTCCGCAGGGCCCGTGGGCGAAGCGCCCGAGCCGCGACACGCTGGCGCAGGCGGCCAGCGGCCTGATGTCCAAGACCGGCATGCCGGACGACAACCCCTTGCCCGCGGGCGCCGCGATCGCGGATCAGGCCGGCGCGCTGACGCTGGCGGGCGGCATCCTCGCTGCGCTCTTCGCGCGCGAACGCACTGGTCAGGGACAGCGGATTGATGCTTCCATTTACGGCACGATGATCGCCGCGCAAGGCTTCGAACTGAACTACGCGTCGATGACCGGCGAGGAACCGCAGCGCGCCGGCCGCTGCCATCCATTTCTGCACGGCATCTGGGGCGCCTTTCGCACCAGTGACGGTCATCTGTGCATTGCCGGGGTCGACGATCAGCGCTGGCCGCGCTTCTGCCGGATCATGGGAATCGAGGAGTTGCTCAACGATTCCGAATGCGACAACGTCACGCGCAATTTCCACGGCGCGAAAATCGAGAAAGTGCTCGACGGCATTTTCCCCCGAAAATCCACCGCTGAATGGCTCAAGGAGCTGACCGACGCGGATATCCTCGTGACCGAGGTCGCGAACTATCAACAGGTGCTCGCGAGCGAACAGGCGCGCATCAACGGCTATCTGCTCGATCTCGAGCATCCGGTCGCCGGCAAAATCACGGTGACCGGATGTCCCGTGACGCTCAACGGCGAGGTCACGCACGAGGCTCAGCCGGCGCCGGAGCACGGGCAGCATACCGAGGAAATCCTGCTCGAGCTCGGCTATTCGTGGGAGGAGATCGGCGCGCTGCGCGATGCTCAAGTGGTCTGA
- the purD gene encoding phosphoribosylamine--glycine ligase: MKVLVIGKGGREHALCWRLNQSPTVWGLFCTSGNPGIEQLAKPVEIPPTDTGALAAFALKEKIDLTIVGPEDPLADGIVDAFHERGLTILGPSRAAAQLEASKAFAKSVMLAAGVRTAAGEAFADRDHAFAYIEDHPGPLVVKADGLALGKGVTVCADATEARAAFIEALEQRRFGAAGSRVVIEERLAGEEVSFFALCHGHDAVALGCVQDHKTVYDGDLGPNTGGMGAYSPIPRFDRAFESRVMAEVIRPTLREMARRGTPFSGVLFAGLMVARDENTMRDKINVLEFNVRFGDPECEALMMRFDGDLAATLLAIAQGRAHEAVVRLSPRVAVALVLSAGGYPGEYRTQLPIDGLARLDGGEPSALKTQWALKKTRVKVFHAGTSIRDGRLVTAGGRVMVVTALAETLAQAVATVYQAADLIEFEGKHFRRDIAYRALR, from the coding sequence ATGAAAGTTCTGGTGATCGGCAAGGGCGGGCGCGAGCATGCGCTCTGCTGGAGGCTCAATCAGAGTCCGACGGTCTGGGGACTTTTCTGCACGAGCGGAAATCCGGGCATTGAGCAGTTGGCCAAGCCGGTTGAGATCCCACCGACCGACACGGGCGCGCTTGCCGCTTTTGCGCTCAAGGAAAAAATCGATCTCACGATCGTCGGACCGGAGGATCCGCTGGCGGACGGCATCGTCGACGCGTTCCACGAGCGCGGCCTCACCATCTTAGGACCCTCGCGCGCGGCGGCGCAGCTAGAAGCCAGCAAGGCTTTCGCCAAATCCGTGATGCTCGCGGCGGGCGTGCGCACCGCCGCCGGCGAGGCTTTTGCCGATCGCGATCACGCTTTCGCTTACATCGAAGATCATCCCGGGCCCCTTGTGGTCAAAGCAGACGGTCTGGCGCTCGGCAAAGGCGTCACCGTTTGCGCGGACGCGACCGAAGCGCGCGCGGCGTTCATAGAAGCGCTCGAGCAGCGGCGTTTCGGCGCCGCCGGCAGCCGCGTCGTAATCGAGGAGCGGCTCGCGGGCGAGGAGGTCTCCTTCTTCGCGCTCTGCCACGGGCACGACGCCGTTGCTCTCGGCTGCGTGCAGGATCACAAGACGGTTTACGACGGCGATCTCGGCCCCAATACGGGCGGGATGGGCGCCTACTCGCCGATCCCTCGTTTCGACCGCGCTTTCGAGAGCCGCGTGATGGCCGAGGTCATACGCCCTACCCTGCGTGAAATGGCGCGCCGCGGGACGCCCTTCAGCGGCGTCCTGTTTGCAGGCCTGATGGTCGCTCGCGACGAAAATACTATGCGCGACAAAATCAACGTCCTCGAATTCAACGTCCGCTTCGGCGATCCGGAATGCGAAGCCTTGATGATGCGTTTCGACGGCGACCTCGCCGCCACTCTGTTGGCAATCGCGCAGGGGCGCGCGCACGAGGCGGTCGTCAGGCTGTCGCCGCGCGTGGCCGTCGCGCTCGTGCTCAGCGCCGGCGGCTATCCGGGCGAATATCGCACCCAGTTGCCGATTGACGGCTTAGCCCGCCTCGACGGCGGCGAGCCCTCCGCGCTCAAGACTCAATGGGCGCTGAAGAAGACCCGCGTGAAGGTCTTCCATGCCGGCACCTCGATTCGCGACGGCCGCCTGGTCACCGCCGGTGGCCGCGTGATGGTCGTAACCGCGCTCGCAGAAACCCTTGCGCAAGCGGTTGCAACCGTTTATCAGGCCGCGGACTTGATCGAGTTCGAGGGCAAGCATTTTCGCCGCGACATCGCTTATCGCGCGCTCAGGTAA
- a CDS encoding VWA domain-containing protein codes for MEDKLVEFANLLRQNGVRVSLAETLDAISASEVTGLNERELFRSALRSTMIKRSHEIPVFEELFDVYFTGLGEIIKGASKSVQDALAMSDQDFQDFLDQMEKMLKEHGDELSELAKELLQNRDGQLERMMREAARAVRMQGIQRTIEENYFARALARALGFDKLEQEIKELRDQLAKLDMGSAMRAKMEEYLDRRLKMLDDIIRKYVRQEREKRDLKSREEARMNQLADKSFYYLSDEELDKMREAVTRLAQRLKNIIAIRRKRQKKGRFDIKRTLRKNLVNGGVPFKLWFERRKREKPQILIMCDVSDSVRNASRFMLQFVYSLQDLYSRVRSFVFVSDIGEVTESFRTNDVKEALDVALKGDIINVYAHSDFGRSFRNFANDHLGAVNKRTTVIILGDARNNYNLPHDWALREVKQRARRVIWLNPESRNTWGFGDSEMERYAPHCDLVEECRNLNQLYRVIDQLVPR; via the coding sequence ATGGAAGACAAGCTGGTCGAATTTGCCAACCTGCTGCGGCAGAACGGCGTGCGTGTGTCGCTGGCGGAAACCCTCGACGCTATCAGCGCTTCGGAGGTGACCGGACTCAACGAGCGCGAGCTGTTCCGCTCGGCCTTGCGCTCGACCATGATCAAGCGTTCGCACGAAATCCCGGTCTTCGAGGAACTCTTTGACGTCTATTTCACCGGGCTGGGTGAAATCATCAAGGGAGCGAGCAAATCTGTGCAGGACGCGCTCGCCATGTCCGATCAGGATTTTCAGGACTTCCTTGATCAGATGGAAAAGATGCTCAAGGAGCATGGCGACGAATTGTCCGAGCTCGCCAAGGAGCTGCTGCAGAATCGTGATGGCCAACTCGAACGGATGATGCGCGAGGCCGCGCGCGCTGTGCGGATGCAGGGTATACAGCGGACCATCGAGGAGAATTATTTCGCCCGCGCGCTCGCCCGCGCGCTGGGCTTCGACAAGCTCGAGCAGGAAATCAAGGAGCTGCGCGACCAGCTCGCCAAGCTCGACATGGGCTCTGCGATGCGCGCCAAGATGGAGGAATACCTCGATCGACGCCTCAAGATGCTCGACGATATCATCCGCAAGTATGTGCGCCAGGAACGTGAGAAACGCGATCTCAAATCGCGCGAAGAAGCGCGGATGAACCAGCTCGCCGACAAGAGCTTCTACTATCTGAGCGATGAAGAACTCGACAAGATGCGCGAGGCCGTGACCCGGCTCGCCCAGCGGCTCAAGAATATCATCGCGATCCGGCGCAAGCGCCAGAAAAAGGGCCGCTTCGACATCAAGCGCACGCTGCGCAAAAATCTGGTCAACGGCGGCGTGCCCTTCAAGCTCTGGTTCGAACGGCGCAAGCGCGAGAAGCCGCAGATTTTGATCATGTGCGACGTCTCCGACTCGGTGCGCAACGCCTCGCGCTTCATGCTGCAGTTCGTCTATTCACTGCAGGACCTTTATTCGCGGGTGCGCAGCTTCGTCTTTGTCTCGGATATCGGCGAAGTCACCGAGAGCTTCCGCACCAACGACGTCAAGGAAGCGCTCGACGTCGCGCTCAAGGGCGACATCATTAACGTGTACGCGCACTCGGATTTCGGGCGTTCGTTCCGCAACTTTGCGAACGATCATCTGGGCGCCGTCAACAAGCGCACCACCGTGATCATTCTCGGCGACGCGCGTAACAACTATAATCTGCCGCACGATTGGGCGCTGCGCGAGGTCAAGCAACGGGCCCGCCGCGTAATCTGGCTCAATCCGGAAAGCCGCAACACGTGGGGATTCGGCGACAGCGAGATGGAGCGGTACGCACCGCACTGCGACCT
- a CDS encoding MoxR family ATPase, whose protein sequence is MFSSIDEVIERFTQNNYIASRRIATVIYLATAMGKPVLVEGPAGVGKTDLAKVLASSLDLELIRLQCYEGLDEGKALYEWEYAKQLLYTQILKDKVSEVLVGAQGLAQAVDKIAAEDEVFFSERFVLPRPLLKAIRSDKRVVLLIDEIDKADAEFEAFLLELLSDFQVTIPEIGTFKAKNIPLVILTSNNAREMSDALKRRCLHLYIDFPSKEQELAIVKIKVPDAAVALAEDVVLLVQSLRKLDLKKTPGISETLDWVKALTLLNVQNLDSALVDETLDTIVKYEGDVRKAQDELKEYMRRVRAKRGGGEAAAAAPLGKPASDKDLLN, encoded by the coding sequence ATGTTCTCATCGATCGACGAGGTAATCGAGCGCTTTACGCAGAACAACTATATTGCGAGCCGGCGCATCGCGACCGTCATCTATCTGGCCACCGCGATGGGCAAGCCCGTGCTGGTCGAAGGCCCGGCAGGCGTCGGCAAGACCGATCTCGCGAAAGTGCTCGCGAGTTCACTTGACCTCGAGCTGATCCGTCTCCAGTGCTACGAGGGTCTCGACGAAGGCAAGGCGCTCTACGAGTGGGAGTACGCCAAGCAACTGCTCTACACGCAGATTCTCAAGGACAAGGTCAGCGAAGTGCTGGTGGGAGCGCAGGGACTCGCGCAGGCGGTCGACAAGATCGCCGCCGAGGACGAAGTGTTCTTCTCGGAGCGCTTCGTGCTGCCGCGTCCGCTGTTGAAGGCGATCCGATCCGACAAGCGCGTCGTCCTGCTGATTGACGAGATCGACAAGGCCGACGCCGAGTTCGAGGCCTTCCTGCTCGAACTGCTCTCGGATTTCCAGGTGACGATTCCGGAAATCGGCACGTTCAAGGCGAAAAATATTCCGCTGGTGATTCTGACCTCGAACAATGCCCGCGAAATGTCGGACGCCCTCAAGCGCCGCTGCCTGCACCTCTATATCGATTTTCCGAGCAAGGAGCAGGAACTCGCGATCGTCAAGATCAAGGTGCCCGACGCCGCCGTCGCGCTGGCCGAGGACGTCGTGCTGCTGGTGCAGTCATTGCGCAAGCTCGATCTCAAGAAAACCCCCGGGATCAGCGAAACCCTCGATTGGGTCAAGGCGCTGACCTTGCTCAACGTCCAGAATCTCGACAGCGCCCTGGTCGACGAGACGCTCGACACGATCGTCAAGTACGAAGGCGACGTGCGCAAGGCGCAGGACGAGCTCAAGGAATATATGCGGCGGGTGCGCGCCAAACGGGGTGGCGGTGAAGCCGCCGCAGCCGCTCCATTGGGGAAGCCGGCGAGTGACAAAGATCTTTTGAATTGA
- a CDS encoding CerR family C-terminal domain-containing protein produces the protein MRAAAEQVQERGQVQERGQVTRQRLIDAALAVFGEYGFDGASTRTLADRAGANLAAIPYHFRSKEGLYRAAAQHIVDRMAAQMASLLDEIEQALQNPRLPREEALGLLHRYLDALVTVLVGWREADNWCAFIMREQLAPGAAFDILYEGFMRRLGDVLAGLLSALLKPPKNEHTLALSAIAIFGQILVFRTGRNSALRRLGWKEFSSDHLKQIQSMIRNHVDRIVTQGG, from the coding sequence ATGCGTGCAGCAGCGGAGCAGGTTCAGGAGCGCGGGCAGGTTCAGGAGCGCGGGCAGGTCACGCGTCAGCGGCTGATCGACGCCGCGCTGGCGGTCTTTGGCGAATACGGCTTCGACGGCGCGAGTACACGGACGTTGGCCGATCGCGCCGGCGCCAATCTGGCGGCAATTCCCTACCACTTCCGCAGCAAGGAAGGGCTTTACCGCGCAGCTGCCCAACACATCGTCGATCGGATGGCGGCGCAGATGGCCTCGTTGCTCGACGAGATCGAGCAGGCCTTGCAGAATCCGCGGCTGCCGCGCGAAGAAGCGCTGGGTCTGCTGCATCGCTACCTCGATGCGCTCGTCACGGTTCTGGTCGGCTGGCGGGAGGCGGATAACTGGTGCGCCTTCATCATGCGGGAACAACTCGCGCCCGGCGCCGCGTTCGACATACTTTATGAGGGCTTCATGCGGCGGCTTGGCGACGTCCTCGCGGGCCTGTTGAGCGCGCTGCTCAAGCCACCGAAGAACGAGCACACGCTTGCTCTGAGCGCGATCGCGATTTTCGGACAAATCCTGGTTTTTCGCACGGGCCGGAACTCGGCGCTGCGGCGCTTGGGCTGGAAGGAGTTCTCCAGTGATCATCTCAAACAGATTCAATCGATGATCCGCAACCACGTCGATCGTATCGTGACGCAAGGGGGATGA
- a CDS encoding DHA2 family efflux MFS transporter permease subunit: protein MSAAPRAIAPVRVKPRHNPWAIALTVTMATFMEILDTSIANVSLPHIAGGLSSSVDESTWILTAYLVANAIVLPISAWITGRVGRKRFYMTCVALFTASSFLCGIAPSLTVLICARVMQGAGGGGLQPSEQAILSDTFPPEKFGMAFAVYGMAVVLAPAIGPTLGGFITDNFSWRWIFFINVPVGLISLLLTYRMVDDPPYMNAASQAAARKQSVDYIGLGLIALGLGCLQVVLDKGQEDDWFQSHFIAILSVIAVAALLIFVLWEWRQQHPILDLKLFRSRSFAIAALMMFVLGVVLYGSTTLLPLFLQELLGYTAQLSGFVLSPGALAILVLMPVVGTLIGRFEARWLAGIGFAISALALFHMCGLDLKIDFRTAMMYRIYQSVGLAFLFIPINTAAFASATGENSNQISSLANLFRNIGGSVGISMCATLVARRSQIHQDTLARHITNYDGQFRSMRDGLSTNLSHSGFSQPDALHQSLGRIYGMVQQQAAAQAYIDTFWLLAVACLCMLPLVLLMGRNDPHKAMTAH, encoded by the coding sequence ATGAGCGCCGCGCCGCGAGCGATCGCGCCGGTGCGGGTAAAGCCGCGGCATAATCCGTGGGCGATCGCGCTGACGGTCACGATGGCGACCTTCATGGAGATCCTCGACACCAGTATCGCCAACGTCTCGCTGCCGCATATCGCCGGCGGCCTCTCGTCGAGCGTTGACGAGAGCACCTGGATTCTAACCGCCTACCTGGTCGCCAATGCGATCGTGCTGCCGATCAGCGCGTGGATTACCGGTCGGGTCGGGCGCAAGCGCTTCTACATGACTTGCGTGGCGCTGTTCACGGCAAGCTCGTTTCTATGTGGGATCGCGCCCAGCCTGACGGTGCTGATTTGCGCGCGCGTGATGCAGGGCGCGGGCGGCGGTGGTCTGCAGCCGAGCGAGCAGGCAATCCTCTCCGATACCTTCCCGCCCGAAAAGTTCGGGATGGCGTTCGCGGTTTATGGGATGGCGGTCGTGCTGGCGCCGGCGATCGGGCCGACGCTGGGCGGCTTCATCACCGACAATTTCAGTTGGCGCTGGATTTTCTTCATCAATGTGCCGGTGGGCCTAATATCGCTTCTGCTGACCTACCGCATGGTCGATGATCCGCCCTACATGAACGCTGCGAGCCAGGCCGCGGCGCGCAAACAGAGCGTCGATTACATCGGGCTGGGCCTGATCGCGCTCGGCCTCGGCTGCCTGCAGGTCGTGCTCGACAAGGGCCAGGAGGACGATTGGTTTCAATCGCATTTCATTGCGATCCTGAGCGTCATCGCCGTCGCCGCGCTGCTCATCTTCGTGCTCTGGGAGTGGCGTCAGCAGCATCCCATTCTTGATCTCAAGCTCTTCCGCAGCCGTTCATTCGCCATCGCCGCACTGATGATGTTCGTGCTCGGCGTGGTGCTCTACGGCTCGACGACGCTGCTGCCGCTCTTCCTGCAGGAATTGCTCGGCTATACCGCTCAACTCTCAGGCTTTGTATTATCGCCCGGCGCGCTGGCGATCCTCGTCCTGATGCCGGTGGTCGGGACGCTGATCGGCAGGTTCGAGGCGCGCTGGCTCGCCGGAATCGGCTTTGCAATTTCCGCGCTGGCGCTGTTTCACATGTGCGGGCTTGATCTGAAAATCGATTTTCGCACCGCCATGATGTATCGCATTTATCAATCGGTCGGCCTCGCTTTTCTCTTCATCCCGATCAACACTGCAGCCTTCGCCTCGGCCACCGGCGAAAACAGCAATCAGATCTCGAGTCTCGCGAATCTCTTCCGCAATATCGGCGGCAGCGTCGGCATCTCGATGTGTGCGACGCTGGTGGCGCGTCGCAGCCAGATCCATCAGGACACGCTGGCGCGCCACATCACCAACTACGACGGCCAGTTCCGTAGCATGCGTGACGGCCTGAGCACGAATCTCTCGCACTCCGGTTTCAGTCAACCCGATGCGCTGCACCAATCGCTCGGCCGCATCTACGGAATGGTGCAGCAACAGGCCGCGGCGCAGGCTTATATCGATACTTTCTGGCTCCTCGCCGTCGCCTGCCTCTGCATGTTGCCGCTGGTCTTGCTGATGGGCAGAAACGATCCGCACAAAGCGATGACCGCGCATTAA